One Vicinamibacterales bacterium genomic region harbors:
- a CDS encoding 2-hydroxycarboxylate transporter family protein translates to MNATAPAGVGPERASSEPAASRIQPPVVAIPPLWRRVLAFKIRIVPLSVYLPFFALMVLLMSSGRLPKDMLGALAVMALLGYLCGEIGNRIPILKDVGGAPIMATFLPSYLVFAKLLPDVAVTTVTSFMKTSNFLYVYIAMVIVGSILGMNRTVMLKAFAKMFVPLVAATFVATGVGLATGALMGLPLSRTFFYIVVPIMAGGVGEGAIPLSMGYAGILGVAQEDTFAQVLPVVMLGSLTAIILSGLLKRLGEKRPELSGEGRLVKEGAGDDETRVLEAATETHASLDLSQMAVGGVMALGFYLLGVSLAPVTGIPGPITMLFTCVVVKALGWLPRELEEGAYMIHRFFVVGVTFPLLLAVGVAMTPWASLVAVLTPSILLTIVATVVSIVASGFFVGQWMKMYPVEAAIVTACHSGQGGTGDVAILTASDRLVLMPFAQVSTRVGGAAMVTFAIFLLRWVTAK, encoded by the coding sequence ATGAACGCAACAGCACCTGCCGGCGTCGGACCCGAGCGCGCCTCTTCCGAGCCGGCCGCGTCCCGGATCCAGCCTCCGGTGGTCGCGATCCCGCCGCTTTGGAGGCGCGTGCTCGCCTTCAAGATCCGGATCGTGCCGCTGAGCGTCTACCTGCCGTTCTTCGCGCTGATGGTCCTGTTGATGTCGAGCGGCCGGCTCCCGAAGGACATGCTGGGAGCCCTCGCGGTGATGGCGCTCCTGGGCTACCTGTGCGGGGAGATCGGCAACAGGATACCCATCCTCAAGGACGTCGGAGGCGCGCCGATCATGGCGACGTTCCTTCCCTCGTACCTCGTCTTCGCGAAGCTGCTTCCCGACGTCGCCGTCACGACCGTGACGTCGTTCATGAAGACGAGCAACTTCCTGTACGTGTACATCGCGATGGTCATCGTCGGGAGCATTCTGGGCATGAACCGGACCGTCATGCTCAAGGCGTTCGCCAAGATGTTCGTCCCGCTGGTGGCGGCGACGTTCGTCGCGACGGGCGTGGGCCTGGCCACCGGCGCGCTCATGGGCCTCCCCCTGTCGAGGACCTTCTTCTACATCGTCGTGCCGATCATGGCCGGTGGAGTCGGAGAAGGCGCCATCCCGCTGAGCATGGGGTACGCGGGCATTCTCGGGGTCGCCCAGGAGGACACGTTCGCGCAGGTTCTGCCCGTCGTGATGCTCGGCAGCCTGACGGCCATCATCCTCTCCGGCCTCCTGAAACGGCTGGGCGAGAAGCGGCCCGAACTCTCCGGGGAGGGCCGCCTGGTCAAGGAGGGAGCCGGCGACGACGAGACACGCGTCCTCGAGGCGGCGACCGAGACGCACGCGAGCCTGGATCTCTCGCAGATGGCGGTCGGCGGCGTGATGGCGCTGGGGTTCTACCTGCTCGGCGTGTCCCTGGCACCCGTGACCGGCATTCCGGGGCCGATCACCATGCTGTTCACCTGCGTGGTGGTCAAAGCGCTCGGATGGCTGCCCAGGGAGCTCGAAGAAGGCGCGTACATGATTCATCGCTTCTTCGTCGTGGGCGTGACCTTCCCGCTGCTGTTGGCCGTAGGAGTCGCGATGACGCCGTGGGCCAGCCTGGTGGCCGTGTTGACCCCGAGCATCCTGCTGACCATCGTGGCGACGGTGGTGTCCATCGTCGCGAGCGGCTTCTTCGTCGGCCAGTGGATGAAGATGTACCCGGTCGAGGCCGCGATCGTGACCGCCTGTCACAGCGGGCAGGGAGGCACCGGGGACGTGGCCATCCTGACGGCGTCCGACCGCCTGGTGTTGATGCCGTTCGCCCAGGTCTCGACGAGAGTCGGCGGCGCCGCCATGGTGACGTTTGCAATCTTCCTCCTTCGGTGGGTGACGGCAAAGTAG